The sequence below is a genomic window from Penaeus monodon isolate SGIC_2016 chromosome 14, NSTDA_Pmon_1, whole genome shotgun sequence.
tctggtaccattcccctgacctgctgaggggcgtggtcatccctctctggaaggggaaagggatcgatgggactgtagcaactaccgtggcattacatgctagcataccaggcaaggttctcgctcaattcttctgaaacggatccgcaaccacctatgagACACCAGGAACGGAGcagttggatttactcctggcaagtccacaatagggccgtatactagcgcttcgaatattgtggaacgccgtcgtgagtttggtcgtgggctgcttgcagctacatcgactcaagaaggcgtttgactcggttttCATCGGGAATcgcatgggagatcctgaggctcaggggaattccgacacagattattggcctgatagcaagcctctatatggtactgaaagtgctgtaaagtgtggtggggtatgtcgaaaattcttccctgttaattcaggggtgaggcaaggctgtgtttcccttgcacccacacttttcaacacttgtatggactggataatgggcagagctactagccaagtcagtgcggagcaacactaggcatattaaggtctcggaccttgactttgccgacgatgttgccatcctatctgagtccttggagtcacttgtggcggctcttgatgcattagcaatgaggcgaagcccctaggcttagaggtctcggaccaagaccaaaattcaggactttgggggcctgttagggaaccgttcagtcgatccatgcttgtggctgaggacgttgaagtcacagaaagttttacataccttggtagcgtagtccatatctctgggttgtcagaccaggaagtcagtagacggattggtctgggaacaggagccatgaactcgatcaacaagagctttggagatgtcggtacctatgcagaaggaccaagctgcgtgtcttcaagggccctttatacttccagttttgctctatggaagcgaaaaatggacgaatccagtgccttggagtctgccttgatgccttttgtaaaagtcccttcgccggatcatggggtttcagttggcaggaccccgtgtccaaaacccgggggttacaccgtgagggccggcatgggacctgttacttgcataatccgggatcgccaactcaggctatatggccacctagctcgcctccctatggacgaccctgccccccaggttgtctcttgcgagacaacctgggtggaggagacctgtgggacgtcccaggagatcatggcttggcagctcgacgagacctgtgtgaggaactagagatgggccgtgtgcctgcccggagactcgcctggggatcctcgggctggaagcgaagggtggatgcggccatgcgccccgtcggcgttagccccctttatgatgatgattatgatatttatattataataaaataaatgtatatatatatatatatatatatatattatatatataatatatatataatatatatatattttatatatataatatatatatacatatatatatgtggtggtgtgtgtgtgtgtgtgtgttggggtgtgtgtgtgtgtgtgtgtggtggtgttgtgtgtgttgtgtgtgtgtgtgtgtgtgtgtatgcatgcatgtgcgtgtgtatgtatcacaCTTCTATAGTTACCTTGTCTGACCAAATGTTCAGAGTACACAGACAGCTGTGCTGGTCCTACAGCCCAATTAGGTCAACAattggaaaatatatgtatgtattaatgttagatatatttactgttatatatatttatatgacaatATATCATATACCCCTCGATTTGATCTTCATTAATCACATATTCACTTTAATTCTTATAATTGCAATATTTGTTCTTTGCAAATCTTAGAGCAAGAAATTATTCCACAGTATGaatacattttttcttcatttcccactcgtatgatattatttatatcattgatcAATTAAGTCATACagtttaatatcttttatatcttagTGGAAAgggtacattttctttttcttaacgtAATATTCATCCCTGTAACAGCATTTTCtgctaaaacaaagaaaaatcttgAATCCTGAATCCCGGTAGACAATTAAGTGTTTCTTAACCTCATGCCAAGATTTTAACAAAATACCATTATCTGAACCaaacaaaatatacatcatactatGGGAATATTTATTTTCAGAAATCGTATACCAGACATACTgcaattttttggaataaaatgtTGATTACTAGCCAAGGGACAAGAATCTATATTTCATACTATTATAAGCTGGACGAGTCTCATTACCTTTCAAAAATTTGGAGTTACCAAAATTAAGGTAATTAACTTAAATTGCCAACTGTtagtctaaataataataattaatgtccTTATTGCTTGTCAAATCAAATGCATTTTTCTGGGAAAATGAAGTATCTCTAGAGATATAAATCTTGTTATAAATTGTCTTTTTCACAGGGCTAAACTTtagcttttaaaaagttttggccTTCATGGAGCAACAACTTTTTATATCACTAACttttcattaacatatatattaactgtTTTACTCCAGATGGTTTAAGAGCCTTGTGTTGCTCGTGTACAGGGCACTCTACCACGAGCAGTAACTTTGAATGTCATCCTGAGTCTCTAACCTAATAcagtttcttcttctctctctctctctctctctctctctcttctcacacacacacacacacacacacacacacacacacacacacacacacacacacacacacacacacactctcacacacacacactcacacactcacacactcactcacacactcactcactcactcactcactcactcactcactcactcactcactcactcactcactcactcactcactcactcactcactcactcacacacacacacacacacacacacacacacacacacaaagttgagAGGAAATATATGATGTAGCTCAAGTTCATTTCATGGTAAACTAaggtaaactctctctctctctggtggagGGGTAAGGGGTGAAGTAAAGGACAGGGGGATATGGAGGACAAGGGTAGGGCCACAGAGGGGGAAATTGTGATGTAGACACTGCCAATGCAAGTGTTGCTTTTGGGTAGAGGGTGCAGCATAGTCTAGCTGATTTACATGATTGGCAGGAAGAGGGATGGTGAGTGGAGCTATAGAATTTCTAAGGCAATATGCAGtctaaaaaatagaatagaacagAATATGGGGATCACTCAagcagcaaataaaataaaatggaattatggCATCACAGTATATTCTACTGGCACTTCATAAGCCCAAAACTGGCATCACAGTATAAAACGTGCTAATGTAAAACTTTATTTAGAGTCGGATTTGAAAACAAATTTGTGGGTATaatttctatatactatataccataataagctctattatctattaaatatcttgaatagatatatataaaggtacTATATTAAGAGGTACTCttactacaagaaaaaaaaggaaacttggttttataatcttttctattttatttgaaacaaaaaatactgagtatgaaaaaaaaattacatgtcataatgaaagaataaagaaaacagttTATGGATTCAAAATTTGATAACACATGTAGCTTTATACTAAATCttgaaatattaacaaaattattcTGTCTTTTAGCAAAATTAAGCTTCCCTTATTTCATTTTGTAGATGGTTTCTTCAAGGCATTCACAACAAATAATAGACACTGGCTCAAGAATGAAACACATCTTTCGAGAAAAGCATGCCTCCATATCACCAGGATTTGatctgtaaaaaaacaaaaaacaaaacaaaacaaaaacaacaacaacaacaacagttcaAGCTCCTGGTGTATTGTAGCCACTTAAAAGCTATTCCTTTATAATCTTCACCTCAACATGAATaagaaatattttgatatatactgatgggaaaaacaaacaaacaaaaaaaaaaaaaaaacataaatccatGCATTTTATCTTTCAAAGAAGAATACTGAGAAGGAAACATGTTGCTAAGAATTTAATctttagaaagaaaaggaaacaatctATTACTCTTTCTTTTCATACATAGGTTATATCCAAGTAGTAAGCAAATTTGTTTCATTGTTGAACTCTGCTACTTCAGTCTGAATTTAATTTGTTTCTTAACCTGACATCTTCACAATTAGTTTGTCTCATTTACCTTCTTAAGGGTATGCAATGGAGGGTGGCAGAGGGCCTGCTAACTGTATGTCATAGGGTGGTAACTTTAatcccattattattttctcttcacttctccatTCATCATTGAATCATCTGCTGTCTGCTTCTGTTTCATATGGAGGCAATATGTGGCATGCCTGATTTAAAATAAATCTCTCTCATCATATAGACATACCTAGGTGGTCTCTGCTTTATGACATTGCAGTTTCAAGATTAACAAACCCTAAaactaatattaatcatattttgaAATCATAgaccatttttttaaatacatgtatgagcataaaaaaaaacaattgtagctaaaaaatatgaaataaaaaaaaagaaaaaaaaggaaaaaaagaaaaaaaaaaatggtatggggttttttttgttgtgacagaaattcataaaaaaagggaagattttaaaattcatttatcttttcccccttaGGGTTTGTAacagaaaaattttggggcaacGAGGGCCAAAAATGGGCAATTTGCTATGGGCAGTCGGGGTTACCCAAAACCCCAATCCAgctgaaaagaaagataaaaaatttgatgTCCCCCTTTTTCGGGGGCCCTCCCTGTTAGTGTTTGGcaacaatatgataaaaatttaaaaaaaaaataggggaaaaaaaatattttgggaaattttccgcATTTTCATGTATTAGGGCTATTACAAACAAATATGCATTAACCCAATTAAGGTTAGATTTCTTAGAGTTTTTTCACAAAGTTTaaaactaacttttttttataatataactaaAAGCTGTTTTGCTTCTGATGTATAATCCTGATTCACCagattatatcatattcatctatacaataatcattataaccccTTACATCTGGATGGCCCTGACCATCACGTCATGTGAAAAACTTTGCTGTCTCGGGGCTTGGTAatcaatttaattaaattaataaacccTGTTTATTGTTCTCTATTTTACTTtagatttttctatataaatcttTGAATATTCCTTACACCAAATTTTCAACAGTATGATAAAAAAACCACTGATGTAATAAGAGTACTATACTCACTAGCGAACCTTTAAAGAACAGATGACACACTTGACTGAAAGTTTTGATGCTTGACCACGTACCAGAGGGAAACGTTGGGGATCTGGAACGTCGTTCTGGTTGGTGTAATCTGGGGCAAAAATGAATGATGtgagaagttttatttttttctatcctttttttatgtatagttattaccatataggtatataggaccaatctatatacattttgtgtCCCCCCCAATACACACCACAGGATATGATTACTCCTCTTTGGCAACTCAAAATTGTCAACATTCATGCAAACATCCAttggaaataaatataataactaatttatgcaaaggataaaataaacttattaatatcatgaatataaacaataaacaagctgataaatatttactatatgtaatttatactattcagataaaaaacaaaaaatctattaactaagataaatattttgcaaaaattttatttttcttccgtgagttaatattttttaaataacaaaataccTGGAAACAGAtggataataagtgtaataagtTGCACTACAGAAAAGCTGTGACTCGTGCTGTAAAACAGGTAAGTAGTTAATGTACCTTCAAGCTTCTTACTAACtcctttgtttataaaaaaaaaataagggaaatgcaAATTATTGTATCAATTGAAATGGCTTTGCAGAAATACGAAATGTTTAAAATCTGGCATTAACATTCATGAGTAAAtactgaataaaagaaaacatgccTGGAAGAATAATTGAGGAAATTGTAAAGCAAAGAGAAACCACCTGATATCTGTGAAGATGATAATGTGTTCACAATTTCCTTGATGGAAGAAAAAGGACATTATGGGTAGCCTAGAACGCACCTTCAAGTCAAGGAAAGTTATGTCTCACTCATGCTTTACGGCTCTCATCTCACCTAAGAATATTTTGTGAAAAGAACAAGTGGTGGTTCCACCCATCAAAGTCAATGTTATACCTGGGTTTGTAATACAACATAAATGAATAACTTAGCATATTAAaaggctcacacacacaatcatgtaaAAGTTGAAGACTTTTAtgtaaacattaatataataactcCCTTTATTCATAtgcaataatgtaaaaaaaattgcattctcATAAGGCCAGAAAAGATTGATACACAGAGAAAATTATTTAGCTTATGATCTGGACACATTTCCAGAAAAAACTTTACACcatctatttattctttaaagTTGATGTTGTtctgacacactacaacaaaatCTTTCCAATGTATGGCATCAGAGTGACGTACCTATTACATTTCATAAACagtataaaatgattttaaaattgcaATCCTTACCCAATTTCTGGGTGCTTCTTTGCCCAGTTACTAATGCTTTCACTGTACATTTTGATCCCTCTTGGCGAAGGTCATCATAAAAAACACCATGATGTAGAAAAAATCCAGAAGGAAATTTGGTCTAGGGGCGCAAAAATTATTAGTTAGAAAAGAGACACTTCCAACTAAACGAggaatactatttttataattgattCATAACAACATAAAACAATCTCAAAAATATAATCCCATGAGTAAAAAtacagtttttaaaataaaaattacttttgcAAATCAGAAATACTAAAAGTGCATAACACTGCACAAGGTTTATTGAGACCGTTCTTTTGGAATCACCTCACATACTTAAACATTCATTAAACAACAATTACCCACTTTCCTTCAATTAACAAACAAACCTTGCCTTGTAATTGTTTGGAACCAAAGTTTGCATATCTAaattaaccattatatatatatctaactctgAAAACTCCAAAGCTCGAACAAAATTCAAATTGACACACAACAAACGAATGTGTTTTTCCCATAACAAACTAACAGGAATATTCCTCAATATGAGAGATGATAGAATTCTGGAATCAAGTGAGAGGTCCTTATTGACACCCGGTCATTGATGCAGTTGGATTGCATCCCGCAGCTCTGTCAGcttctgtgacccccagtaccagTAGTTCTTGACTGCTTGTGATGAAATCACTGCCAAAAAGAGGACAGTCTTTCAGCTGTAATATTCAGTGTAATTATTCTTGGATatggaaaataacagtaatagtggtaACAAGATTCATGTTGCCCCTTAAAGTCAAATGTTACAGATCACATTATTGAAGGCACCAGCCTTAAGTGACCTTTTGAGACACAAAATAAAAGTTAACATAATAAAGCATAACAAACAAAACCATATCCTCTTTAAATCTCATTACCTGCTGAGTGCAAGAAGAGCCAATGTCAGAGAAGCTAAACCTCttaatagtgagagagaaaagcaaagaaaagcaaaggaaaacaaagaaaataaaaaaagttgatatatatgtaaccacacacacacacacacacacacacacacacacacacacacacacacacacacacacacacacacacacacacacacacacaaacaccacacaccacacacacacacacacacacacaccaccaacacacacacacacacacgcgcacacatatatattagcattAGATTGAGAGAGAATATGGTGTCCCTCTACCaactaaaatatacaaaacaactgaGCAATTCATATTCAGGGTTCATACTTAGAAATGACAGTTCTTAACAGGGTCCCATCTTGCAGTCATTAAGAGATTTTGTTAAAAtagcaaattaaaaaaagaaacaagaaaagaaaaaagaaaagaaaaaaaaaaaagaaaaagaaaaaagaaaggaagaagaaacaaaaaaaaagtatatatagctatatatatatatatgatatatatatatatactatatatatatatatataataagatatatatatatatatacaatatatatatatatatatacatatatatactatatatatatacatatatagatatatatatatatatatatatatatattatatatatatatatatataaatattgtaaccTGAGAAGCAGCAGAACCCCACCCACACATGATTGTAATCATTTAACCAAAAttggcacggatggcaagaataccatgccatgcccactgcatTAGACCTTACATGACCTCTACAAGGTTTTAATCAtgaaggagtcagttattagtctacCTATCTCACCTTGTTCCCCTTTTCCTGGactttcattgtcttaaatgttttaccagatttaaataacaatttatatcatataacatcaataataataacaaattgatatcaaattgtatttaaaaatataaaaaaccacatTTTCCCAACAGTCaatgaatggggaaatcaggatcagtcacaAGGCCCTACTATCAGGACTCCTTGCCACTGAGCACatatagagccatctatgtaataaattcacaaaaaaaaactacaggggataAGAATGTAAATCCGTGGTGTGTTGGGTTCAATAAAGTATTCCTGGAAATGATCATATCATATAATTCTCATTCAGATAGCAAATGGATCTATCCTAACTTCATACATCTTTATAAACGCAGTTTCTATTACTTTCTGTGATAAATTTCTATGGTCTGAGTAAAAATGCAAGTCGTACAACTAGTGTACTTTTACACACAAACTAATGAGGTAAACTCTGGTAgtttagtaattttttaaatcattacatAGCATGTAATTCTCTACATACACAGTATCCTATATATTGTTGAATTAGGTTAATTAGATTTTACAGAAAGTCTGTGTAATTTACAGATGGCCAATGTAAAGTAAGACATTTAAGGTGTCATTTTGGAATatagattgaaaagaaaaaatgcgaaaaatCAAAGATACAACGAATTACtgaaattaaaaatggaaaatcaaATAGACAAAAAATTTCATACTTCTGCTTTTTTCAGGTGAGTTTTCTTGTGGTAAGGCCTCTGGATGCGAACGTTAAGCACAAGTCTCTTAAACGTTTGCAATTCTCTCTGGGGGATGGTTTTGTTGGCTCAGGGGACGATTATTTTCATCTGTCACCTGCAATGTGACAATTCGGTGTCAAGTATAGAAagcagaaatataaataaatatgtgaatatgtatgcatatgtttctctgtatgtgtgtgtggtgtgtgtgttgtgtggtgtgtgtgtgtgtgtgtgtgtgtgtgtgttgttgtgtgtcgtgtgtgtgggtgtgtttgtgtttgtgtttgtgtttgtgtttgtgtttgtgtgtgttgtgtggtttgtgtgtgtgtgtgtgtggatgtatgtgtatgtgtgtgtgtggatgtgtgtgtggtgtgttggtgtggatgtgtgttgtgtgtgtgtgtgtgtgtgtgtgtgtattagatatttttaaagatatgcaTGTAATTCTTGAgttttgatgtgatttttttttctttcaagttggGGGATGTCTGTAGGAATTTTGAATTTGTTTCACTTTGCCATTCATTTTTTGAactagaaaaaaattaacaaacccCATTTCGGAGAAAACAGATATTTTGGTTCTAAAGTTGATTAGTGTatgatcttttatctttttcagaTTTTTCCTGGTACAAAGTTAAACCAAAAAGcatgtttttttctaaattgttgGCATCTTATCTTCTGTTCCAATATGGAATCCCCACCtgaatactaaaaacaaaaattagtgagaaaaaatcatatttcctTTACCACAacttttcctgttattttcaacaaaaaaatatttcccccccccccccttaaaatataAGTTAAAGCACCTttccataataaaagaaaaaactttctttcaataataaaatcaatataccTTCTTTCAGAAAATAAACAACACTATTTGCAAGAACACATTGCAAATTATTCTCTTTCCACAGAATATTCTGTCACAAGTGCTGCACCAGCGTACTGTGGAAGGATACTTCAGCAGCCTGTGTCGAAGCCGTGCGTAATCTGGCACTGTTTCACGTAGATGTAATTCATGGTTGTTTGAGCCTTTAATGTCTTCAGCTTTTCCCTCTGTCCTTGCTGGGATGACCCCACTGGAAAGGCTCCTGAAATGTTGATCTTTCTTTTGAGAAAGATTGCcattaaaaacatttaataaatataacaataaacagtTGAGGAGAGTTACCCTATACAGTAGGCAGGAGATCACAGGTCATATATCAACTTTCTAACAATAAAAATTTCTTGAAAATAAGTAGAAGTTAATCCCTCTGTACTAAAAAAGCAATTACATGAAACATTTCCTTTGTACTGGGAtagctgccccccctcccctcttgtgaAGAAGTTACTTCCCTTCCACTTTCCGTCCTTGAAACTGCTACACTATGCAAGCTTAGCAATGGGTCTGCCACATAATTTCACATTTTGAAGCTTTCAATTAGAAGCATTCTTTTACTCTTACAATAATATCATGCAATATACATAGTTTTGACATAGTTTGGGAGAAATATATTATGGAAACTCAAAAGGAATACAGGTCCACTACTGTTACTAACATATTACTCATTCCTATTAACCCACTGACCTAATTGTCCGACtaagtgtgggagggggagatggacaAATAATTAAGGTGTCAGTTTCTCTTGGGCACTATTTTCATCTACTATACAGAAAGACTAACATTTCACACCAGTGTCTACGGACACTCTACATAATGGCTAAGGTACTTGCAGTCTATGGGAATGAATAATGCAAGCAAACTTAAATTACAAGAATTAAAGCTACTGATCAGATTCCAACTTATTGGCAAACATTACAGGCCTCACCAGCAAACCAGCTGACTATGCGGCCTGTCTGAATAGAATGCTTTGTCACTGGCTCTGCAGGTGTCAGTTCATCAGCCACACTCAGCAGATCAACactgtgaatatatgaatatttctcaATCAGCAAATTATCAAGAAAATATCTTATGAATGGCTTCATTCTATACATAAAGcacatactaacatatacatacaaatacctaCATGCACTCAGTCATCTATAAAATGGTCAAAGGCAATAAATATTGAAATTCTTCTGTTACCCAAATGTGTTAGTGTACCAATGAGTTAATGTTTAATGAAGGTAAAGCTACTGAATAATATTTCATTGAAAATATGAcactatatgattttatatatataagtgagtgtgtgtatgtttgtacatgcacatgcagcttatatatacaaacacacacacacacacacacacacacacacacacacacacacacacacacacacacacacacacacacacacacacacacacacacacacacacacacacacacacacacacacacacacacacacaaacacacacacacacaccacacacaaccacacaccacacacacacaacacacacacacacccacacaccacacacacacacacacaccacacacattatatatatatatatatatatatatatatatatatatatatatatatatatatatatatatatatatatatatatatatatatatattagttgctGATTTTTCTCATAAcagtaaatttttttccattgataACGATACATTCCAAGATCATCTAGAAATATTACAAGCACATTAGAAACAAAGCTGTGAAATAAatctgcaagagagagagagaaaaaaaaatgcttacctACATTCCTCCAACAATTTCTGATTGTTGACATTATTACCAATGCCACCAGGATCTGGTTTCTGTTCAGGCAGGTTCAAGAAATCTAATACAGCATTTTCACTACCAACCTGTTAATAAAAGTATGTTATTTCATAGCGTGCACATAAAAATGAAAGGTTTAagtcaataaaaaacaataaattattgtttttccttcctaTCCTAAATTTAATGAACCTTTTCCTCCTCAAAATGATACTATATTTAGACTACTTGTTTTAAAATCAGGTAAAGATTAATTGCTTATAAATAGCCAGCACCAGCAGAGGGAAAGAAACTTCCACTATGTATAATCAGGCAAAACAGATCTTGTTGGCTTccctgagaatatatatatatgtcattagtAAATACAGAAGAAGACTTTgcagattatatatgtgtgtgagtgtgagagagagaaagagaaagagagagagagagagagagagagagagagagagagagagagagagagagagagagagagagagagagagagagagagagagagagagagagagtgagtgtgagtgtgagtgtgagtgtgagtgtgagtgtgatgtgtgtgtgtgtgtgtgtgtgtgtgtgtgtgtgtgtgtgtgtatgtgtgtgtgtgtgtgtgtgtgtgtctgtgtctgtgtgatatatatatatatatatatatatatatatatatatatatatatcatatatatacatatatatacatatatatacatatataatatatatatatatatatatatatatatatatatatatatatatatatatatatatatatatatatatatacatatacatatacatacatacacacacacatatatatacacacagacacacacacacacacacacacacacacacacacacacacacacacacacaagtctctTAAAGAATACATAAAGCAACTTTAGTTACTACAAAACCTAGTTTACAGAAAGTGAAGGTAAGCCCACATTTATTTATCCATGATACACCCACTATGACTCATTCATTTGCCATAGCTTCCATGCCTGCAATACTCTATCAAAAGGACACCAAACTTCCACCATGTATATCTGGGCAAAGTGGACTCAACCCAACCTGGTGATCAACAAGGAACCAGTCCAGGACCTATCTTGCCAAACATATGCAGTGAAGATTTAGTAGCTTTTGCTAGTGTCAAAAGCAAAGAGGCCACAAGGATCATGT
It includes:
- the LOC119580709 gene encoding uncharacterized protein LOC119580709, translating into MENIVSLRNIPWLMEEPLDLREYFEDYHRLLDKTTNTDHQRVGSENAVLDFLNLPEQKPDPGGIGNNVNNQKLLEECSVDLLSVADELTPAEPVTKHSIQTGRIVSWFAGAFPVGSSQQGQREKLKTLKAQTTMNYIYVKQCQITHGFDTGC